A stretch of the Archangium violaceum genome encodes the following:
- a CDS encoding glycoside hydrolase family 3 protein, which translates to MSVSSCSKDIADASAAHQVELGGRGVGFIVKDGLRFKDLNKNGQVEPYEDWRRTPEERARDLLGRMTLQEKAGVMMHGTAPTQATEGVTRYDRALATRMIAEKGVNSFITRLDGAARFLAEENNALQEIAEATRLGIPATISTDPRNHFQFTPGASVAAGSFSQWPEVLGFAAIGDEALMRRFGDIARREYRAVGIQEALSPQADLATEPRWSRINGTFGEDADLARKLVRAYIEGFQNGGEGIGRDSVVAVVKHWVGYGAAKDGFDSHNAYGKYAVFPGNNFEYHVKPFEGAFAAKTGGVMPTYSILEGVTLNGQPLEQVGAGFNKQLLTDLLRGRYGFDGVILSDWAITNDCDEACVNGAPPGQKPSFVGFGTPWGVETLSRVERFAKGVNAGLDQFGGVDDPDALVAAVNAGLVTEARLDESVYRILLQKFQQGLFENPYVDVEGAGEVVGSSAFQEEATEAQRRSLVLLENKNEILPLKANIRKVYLHGIEGAVAARYGLTVVGTPEEADVAIIRTEAPFETLHPQYVFGLRQHEGNLAFEDGNADYEIIKSVSAKVPTLVTVYLDRPAILTNVKDKVSALLGNFGVSDSALFDVLTGKAEPRGKLPFELPSSMAEVEARRSDMPHDTAHPLYPVFFGLGYRGRRDSLPLQGEDT; encoded by the coding sequence ATGAGCGTGTCATCGTGTAGCAAGGACATCGCCGATGCTTCGGCCGCGCATCAGGTTGAGCTCGGGGGCAGGGGAGTCGGCTTCATCGTCAAGGACGGTCTGCGCTTCAAGGACCTGAACAAGAATGGTCAGGTCGAGCCCTACGAGGACTGGCGGCGGACTCCTGAAGAGCGGGCGAGGGACCTCCTCGGCCGGATGACGCTGCAGGAGAAAGCGGGCGTCATGATGCATGGAACGGCGCCCACCCAGGCGACGGAAGGCGTCACGCGTTATGACAGGGCGCTCGCCACCCGGATGATCGCCGAGAAGGGCGTCAACAGCTTCATCACGCGACTGGACGGCGCCGCGCGGTTCCTCGCCGAGGAGAACAATGCCTTGCAGGAGATCGCGGAAGCGACGCGCCTGGGCATTCCCGCCACCATCAGCACGGACCCTCGCAATCATTTTCAGTTCACGCCTGGCGCCAGCGTCGCCGCGGGGAGCTTCTCCCAGTGGCCAGAGGTCCTGGGGTTCGCGGCCATCGGTGACGAGGCCCTGATGAGGCGCTTCGGAGACATCGCCCGGCGGGAGTACCGTGCGGTCGGCATCCAGGAAGCGCTCTCTCCGCAGGCGGACCTCGCCACCGAGCCGCGTTGGTCGCGCATCAATGGGACCTTCGGTGAGGACGCCGATCTCGCCAGGAAGCTCGTGCGGGCCTACATCGAGGGCTTCCAGAACGGCGGCGAAGGGATTGGCAGGGACAGCGTGGTGGCCGTCGTGAAGCACTGGGTGGGCTACGGCGCCGCGAAGGATGGCTTCGACAGCCACAATGCCTACGGGAAGTACGCGGTGTTCCCGGGCAACAACTTCGAGTACCACGTCAAGCCCTTCGAGGGCGCCTTCGCCGCGAAGACCGGCGGGGTGATGCCGACCTACTCCATCCTCGAAGGGGTCACCTTGAACGGACAGCCCCTGGAGCAGGTCGGCGCGGGCTTCAACAAGCAGCTCCTGACGGACCTGTTGCGAGGCCGGTACGGTTTCGACGGAGTCATCCTCTCGGACTGGGCCATCACCAACGATTGTGATGAGGCGTGTGTGAACGGCGCGCCTCCCGGGCAGAAGCCCTCCTTCGTGGGGTTTGGAACTCCCTGGGGAGTGGAGACCCTGTCGAGGGTGGAGCGCTTCGCCAAGGGCGTGAACGCGGGGTTGGATCAGTTTGGTGGGGTCGATGATCCCGATGCGCTCGTGGCCGCGGTCAACGCCGGCCTGGTGACCGAGGCGCGCCTGGACGAGTCGGTGTACCGGATCCTGCTGCAGAAGTTCCAACAAGGTTTGTTCGAGAACCCGTACGTCGATGTGGAAGGAGCGGGTGAGGTGGTGGGGAGCTCCGCCTTCCAGGAAGAGGCGACGGAGGCCCAGCGGCGCTCACTCGTCCTGCTGGAAAACAAGAACGAGATCCTCCCCCTGAAAGCCAACATCCGGAAGGTCTACCTCCATGGCATCGAAGGTGCGGTTGCCGCCAGATATGGTCTGACGGTCGTCGGCACCCCCGAGGAAGCGGACGTCGCGATCATCCGGACCGAGGCCCCGTTCGAAACCCTCCATCCCCAGTACGTGTTCGGACTCCGGCAGCATGAAGGAAACCTCGCCTTCGAGGATGGCAACGCCGACTATGAGATCATCAAGAGCGTGAGCGCCAAGGTGCCGACCCTCGTCACGGTCTACCTGGATCGCCCGGCGATCCTGACGAACGTGAAGGACAAGGTCAGCGCCCTCCTCGGTAACTTCGGCGTGAGCGATTCCGCGCTGTTCGACGTCTTGACGGGCAAGGCCGAGCCACGAGGCAAGCTGCCCTTCGAGTTGCCCTCCTCGATGGCGGAGGTGGAGGCCCGGCGGTCGGACATGCCGCACGACACGGCCCATCCGCTGTACCCCGTGTTCTTCGGGCTGGGTTACCGAGGTAGAAGGGACTCTCTCCCTCTCCAAGGTGAAGACACATGA
- a CDS encoding glycoside hydrolase family protein, protein MRRLVAPSFIAVLLLLGCGASTSGTGALPSSDAGTPDSGTPTSLPTKSAKRGIAFDLATPEDLAAVAPGVSWWYNWSPRPHSNVPADYRTRYGMDFIPMLWNGDFDSASIEAFLEANPDIKYLLLLNEPNLTDQANMSPQDAARLWPRYESVAEKTGVKLVGPAMNWGTYPGYSDPVVWLDAFYATYRAANGNRDPRIDYLAFHWYDYGLAGQLDRLKKYGKQFWVTEFANCHSQQDGAQIDSVARQKAQMTEMVAVCENREDVFRYAWFTGRWQNDPCFASLLGAPGAVTELGAHYLSLPFR, encoded by the coding sequence ATGAGGCGTCTGGTCGCTCCCTCATTCATCGCTGTCCTCCTGCTGCTGGGTTGTGGTGCGAGCACGTCGGGCACGGGGGCCTTGCCCTCGTCTGATGCGGGTACCCCTGACTCGGGCACCCCGACGTCTCTTCCCACCAAGAGCGCCAAACGGGGGATTGCCTTCGACCTCGCGACTCCGGAGGACCTCGCTGCCGTCGCCCCAGGGGTGAGCTGGTGGTACAACTGGAGCCCTCGGCCCCATTCGAATGTGCCCGCAGACTACCGGACGCGCTACGGGATGGACTTCATCCCCATGCTGTGGAACGGGGACTTCGACAGCGCGAGCATCGAGGCCTTCCTCGAGGCCAATCCAGACATCAAGTACCTGCTGCTCCTCAACGAGCCCAACCTCACCGACCAGGCCAACATGTCGCCCCAGGACGCGGCACGGCTGTGGCCCAGGTACGAGAGCGTCGCCGAGAAGACGGGGGTCAAGCTGGTCGGGCCCGCGATGAATTGGGGCACCTATCCGGGTTACTCGGACCCGGTTGTCTGGCTCGATGCGTTCTACGCGACCTACCGCGCGGCGAACGGGAATCGCGATCCCCGCATCGATTACCTCGCGTTTCACTGGTATGACTATGGGCTCGCGGGTCAGCTGGACCGGCTGAAGAAGTATGGCAAGCAGTTCTGGGTCACGGAATTCGCCAACTGCCATAGCCAGCAGGACGGCGCGCAGATCGACTCGGTCGCCAGGCAGAAGGCCCAGATGACGGAGATGGTGGCGGTCTGCGAGAACCGTGAAGACGTGTTCCGCTACGCCTGGTTCACGGGACGGTGGCAGAACGACCCGTGCTTCGCGAGCCTGTTGGGCGCTCCGGGCGCCGTGACGGAGCTGGGCGCCCATTACCTCTCCCTGCCTTTCCGCTGA
- a CDS encoding MFS transporter, whose amino-acid sequence MAFTDELATGVVPSGAPELLGAFGLTPAQAAGWTLFAFQVLGAVLEPPLLAMAHGRRERPMRVAGLALMAVTTLAAALAPSYWLLLAALVLYGPASGLGVNLAQAALVSADPKRSEAVLARWGLLGLVGDLLAPAALAVSVALGTGWRGALIAVGVLAALQAAVALRAPGTGDGTSEEQEVPVLETLRAAVRSPPLVAWSVIVVLCGLMDEVLVAFGALFLSERLGANATERAAILSAAVLGGILGAVLLERVASRFRPSTLLAISGLGCALGYSAWLAATTWLTSALALGVAGLFATAHYPLLRARAFAAMPERPNVVLAAGSLFGALELTLPLLVGAVANGPGLFAALLVLLAQPLGVLLAAVAAHRGERVPAARQRKGRER is encoded by the coding sequence GTGGCGTTCACCGATGAGCTCGCGACGGGCGTGGTGCCCTCCGGTGCACCCGAGCTCCTCGGCGCGTTCGGACTGACGCCTGCCCAGGCGGCGGGCTGGACCCTGTTCGCCTTCCAGGTACTCGGCGCGGTGCTCGAGCCACCGCTGCTCGCGATGGCACATGGCCGTCGTGAGCGGCCGATGCGGGTGGCGGGCCTGGCACTGATGGCGGTGACCACCCTGGCGGCGGCGCTCGCACCCTCGTACTGGCTGCTCCTGGCGGCGCTGGTGCTCTATGGCCCGGCGAGCGGCCTCGGCGTCAATCTGGCCCAGGCCGCGCTCGTCTCCGCGGACCCGAAGCGGAGCGAGGCGGTGCTCGCACGCTGGGGGTTGCTCGGGCTCGTCGGGGACCTGTTGGCCCCCGCCGCGCTGGCCGTTTCGGTGGCGCTGGGCACGGGCTGGAGGGGCGCGCTGATCGCGGTGGGGGTGCTCGCGGCGTTGCAGGCGGCGGTCGCGCTCCGCGCCCCCGGCACCGGGGATGGCACGAGCGAAGAGCAGGAAGTACCCGTGCTCGAGACCCTGCGCGCCGCCGTGCGCAGTCCGCCGCTCGTGGCCTGGTCGGTGATCGTGGTGCTGTGCGGCCTGATGGACGAGGTGCTGGTCGCCTTCGGAGCGCTCTTCCTGTCCGAGCGCCTGGGCGCGAACGCCACCGAGCGGGCCGCCATTCTCTCCGCCGCGGTGCTGGGCGGAATACTCGGGGCGGTGCTGCTCGAGCGGGTCGCGTCGCGCTTCCGTCCGTCCACGCTCCTGGCCATCTCGGGCCTGGGCTGTGCCCTTGGCTACTCGGCCTGGCTGGCGGCGACCACCTGGCTCACCAGCGCGTTGGCGCTCGGAGTGGCCGGGCTGTTCGCGACCGCCCACTACCCGCTGCTGCGGGCGAGGGCCTTCGCGGCCATGCCGGAGAGGCCCAACGTGGTGCTCGCGGCGGGCTCCTTGTTCGGCGCGTTGGAGCTGACGTTGCCGCTGCTCGTCGGCGCGGTGGCGAACGGCCCCGGACTCTTCGCGGCCCTGCTCGTCCTGCTCGCCCAGCCGCTGGGGGTACTGCTGGCCGCCGTAGCGGCCCACCGGGGTGAGCGAGTCCCCGCCGCGCGTCAGCGGAAAGGCAGGGAGAGGTAA
- a CDS encoding DUF4215 domain-containing protein encodes MANSPTRSRLAGLALASLLSLIACDPTPVPTPTPDSGTSEPSTDAGTDAGLPTGGRCGDGILQAGEVCDDGNTAADDGCSADCKERAEGYTCEVPGVPCVFTGTCGNGQVEAAETCDDANTTAGDGCSANCGTEAGWNCPSTGGRCVAARCGDKIIAGDEECEDGNATANDGCSAVCRLEEGWKCPTIGEKCTRTTCGDKIVEGTEECDDGNNNLGDGCTPLCKREPKCTNGTCEEVCGDGLMLPAGVSTEECDDGNRRANDGCSPDCKTESGFVCTITESTPPQQVELPIVYRDFRGYDLAASGGLPRGHIDFENANGTESGIVTSTLSSDGKPQYAKTSGSSSTTHGKEAFDQWYRDVANVNVPVVDKLTLKRNGTSTSYVFENTSFFPLDNKGWVALGKESSRSGGHNFSFTSEVRYWFEYKETEVLDFYGDDDVWVFINGRLALDLGGVHGPLSGTINLKSKASELGLVKGRIYEAVVFQAERHTTGSQYKLTLTDFVTRRTECRATCGNKIVDPGEECDDGINNGDYGKCARGCVWGPRCGDKVVQEDKGEECDDGNKVGGDGCSATCKVELALIPR; translated from the coding sequence ATGGCGAATTCCCCAACCCGTTCACGGCTCGCGGGTCTCGCGCTGGCCTCCCTCCTCTCCCTCATAGCTTGCGATCCGACTCCGGTCCCGACCCCGACCCCGGACTCGGGTACGTCCGAGCCGTCCACCGACGCCGGCACCGACGCGGGTCTGCCCACGGGCGGCCGCTGTGGTGATGGCATCCTCCAGGCCGGCGAGGTCTGCGACGATGGCAACACGGCGGCGGACGATGGCTGTTCGGCCGACTGCAAGGAGCGCGCGGAGGGCTATACGTGCGAGGTCCCGGGCGTCCCCTGCGTCTTCACGGGAACGTGCGGCAATGGCCAGGTTGAGGCCGCCGAGACCTGCGACGACGCCAACACGACGGCCGGCGATGGCTGCTCGGCCAACTGCGGGACGGAGGCGGGATGGAACTGCCCGTCGACGGGTGGGCGGTGCGTGGCCGCGAGGTGCGGTGACAAGATCATCGCGGGCGACGAGGAGTGCGAGGACGGCAACGCCACGGCGAATGACGGTTGCAGCGCGGTCTGCCGGCTCGAGGAGGGCTGGAAGTGCCCCACCATCGGCGAGAAGTGCACACGCACCACCTGCGGCGACAAGATCGTCGAGGGCACGGAGGAGTGTGACGATGGCAACAACAACCTGGGGGATGGGTGCACCCCGCTGTGCAAGCGCGAGCCCAAGTGCACGAATGGCACCTGCGAGGAAGTGTGCGGCGATGGTCTGATGCTTCCCGCCGGCGTCTCCACGGAGGAGTGCGACGACGGCAACAGGCGCGCCAACGACGGCTGCTCGCCGGACTGCAAGACCGAGTCGGGCTTCGTCTGCACGATCACCGAGTCCACTCCGCCCCAGCAGGTGGAACTCCCCATCGTCTACCGCGACTTCCGTGGCTATGACCTGGCGGCCAGTGGCGGCCTGCCGAGGGGCCACATCGACTTCGAGAACGCCAATGGCACGGAGTCGGGCATCGTGACGAGCACGCTCAGCAGCGACGGCAAGCCCCAATACGCCAAGACGAGCGGCTCCTCCAGCACGACCCACGGCAAGGAGGCGTTCGATCAGTGGTACCGCGACGTGGCGAACGTGAACGTGCCGGTGGTAGACAAGCTCACCCTGAAGCGCAACGGCACTTCCACCTCCTACGTGTTCGAGAACACCTCCTTCTTCCCGCTCGACAACAAGGGCTGGGTGGCCCTTGGCAAGGAGTCCTCGCGGTCAGGCGGCCACAACTTCAGCTTCACGAGCGAGGTGCGCTACTGGTTCGAGTACAAGGAAACCGAGGTGCTCGACTTCTACGGTGATGATGACGTCTGGGTGTTCATCAACGGCCGTCTGGCGCTCGACCTGGGCGGCGTCCACGGGCCGCTGTCTGGCACCATCAACCTCAAGAGCAAGGCAAGCGAGCTCGGCCTGGTCAAGGGCCGCATCTATGAGGCCGTCGTGTTCCAGGCCGAGCGCCACACGACGGGTTCCCAGTACAAGCTCACACTCACCGATTTCGTCACGCGCCGCACCGAGTGCCGCGCCACCTGCGGCAACAAGATCGTCGACCCGGGCGAGGAGTGCGATGACGGCATCAACAACGGCGACTATGGCAAGTGCGCCCGCGGTTGCGTGTGGGGACCCCGCTGCGGCGACAAGGTCGTCCAGGAGGACAAGGGCGAGGAGTGCGACGACGGCAACAAGGTGGGCGGCGACGGCTGCTCCGCTACCTGCAAGGTCGAGCTCGCCTTGATCCCCCGGTGA
- a CDS encoding carboxylesterase/lipase family protein, which produces MKSRMVMLAALAAAVTGCASAQKPSTSPEQVRVSGGIVQGSVENGVLAFKGIPFAAPPVGDLRWRPPQPVQEWSGVRQATAFGHDCMQVPFAGDAAPLGTPPAEDCLTLNVWRAADAPADGRLPVMVWIYGGGFVNGGSSPSVYDGSRFAQQGVVLVSFNYRLGRLGFFAHPALTAEAEGAPTGNFGYMDQIAALEWVRNNIAAFGGDPNNVTIFGESAGGGSVHTLLTSPKARGLFHKAIIMSGGGRGPLLGGSKLSEDTPGGPRSAESVGVEFARSVGIQQTGPEALAALRALPVERIGDLSMMNMGVPTYSGPILDGQIVVEWPDVAYRAGRWARVPVMVGATSADLGFGFARTRDEVFAPFPDQAAARAAYDPTGEADVRTLVALTAMDRTMIEPARYTARLVAAQGLPAYHYRFSYVADSMRDEWKTGAPHATEIPYVFDTVQARYGAEATELDRKVGREANAYFANFARTSDPNGQGLPQWPRYEPGTDLILDFSASGEPVAQPDPWKARLDATEAAANAAATGM; this is translated from the coding sequence ATGAAGTCGCGGATGGTGATGTTGGCGGCGCTGGCAGCGGCGGTCACCGGGTGCGCATCGGCCCAGAAGCCCTCGACGTCGCCCGAGCAGGTGCGGGTCTCGGGGGGCATCGTGCAGGGCTCGGTGGAGAACGGCGTCCTGGCCTTCAAGGGGATCCCCTTCGCCGCGCCGCCCGTGGGCGACCTGCGCTGGCGCCCGCCCCAACCCGTCCAGGAGTGGAGCGGTGTGCGCCAGGCGACCGCCTTCGGTCACGACTGCATGCAGGTCCCCTTCGCGGGCGACGCCGCCCCGCTGGGGACTCCGCCCGCCGAGGACTGTCTGACCCTCAATGTCTGGCGCGCGGCCGACGCGCCCGCGGACGGCAGGTTGCCGGTGATGGTGTGGATCTACGGCGGCGGCTTCGTGAACGGTGGCTCGTCTCCGTCCGTGTACGACGGCTCGCGGTTCGCCCAGCAGGGCGTGGTGCTGGTCAGCTTCAACTATCGCCTCGGACGGTTGGGCTTCTTCGCACACCCGGCGCTCACGGCCGAGGCGGAGGGTGCCCCCACCGGCAACTTCGGCTACATGGATCAGATCGCGGCCTTGGAGTGGGTGAGGAACAACATCGCCGCATTCGGGGGTGATCCGAACAACGTCACCATTTTTGGCGAGTCCGCTGGTGGCGGCTCGGTCCACACCCTGCTGACCTCGCCGAAGGCTCGAGGCCTGTTCCACAAGGCCATCATCATGTCGGGCGGAGGGCGGGGTCCGCTGCTCGGTGGTAGCAAGCTGAGCGAAGACACGCCGGGTGGGCCGCGCTCGGCGGAGTCCGTCGGCGTGGAGTTCGCCAGGAGCGTTGGTATCCAGCAAACGGGTCCGGAAGCGCTGGCCGCGCTGCGCGCCCTGCCGGTGGAGCGGATCGGTGACCTCAGCATGATGAACATGGGCGTGCCGACCTACTCGGGCCCGATCCTCGACGGTCAGATCGTCGTCGAGTGGCCGGACGTCGCCTACCGTGCCGGCCGCTGGGCCAGGGTGCCGGTGATGGTGGGGGCCACCAGCGCGGACCTGGGCTTCGGCTTCGCCCGGACCAGGGACGAGGTGTTCGCTCCCTTCCCGGATCAGGCGGCGGCTCGCGCGGCCTATGATCCGACCGGAGAGGCCGACGTGCGCACGCTGGTCGCCCTCACCGCGATGGATCGCACCATGATCGAGCCCGCGCGGTACACGGCCCGACTCGTGGCCGCCCAGGGGCTGCCTGCCTACCACTACCGCTTCTCCTACGTCGCCGACTCCATGCGTGACGAGTGGAAGACCGGGGCTCCGCACGCGACCGAGATCCCCTACGTGTTCGACACGGTCCAGGCCAGGTACGGGGCGGAGGCAACCGAGCTCGACCGCAAGGTCGGACGCGAGGCCAACGCCTATTTCGCCAACTTCGCCAGGACGAGTGATCCGAACGGACAGGGTCTGCCCCAATGGCCACGATACGAACCCGGTACGGACCTGATCCTGGATTTCTCGGCGAGCGGCGAACCGGTTGCTCAGCCCGATCCGTGGAAGGCCCGGCTGGACGCGACCGAGGCAGCCGCGAACGCGGCGGCGACCGGGATGTGA
- a CDS encoding DEAD/DEAH box helicase codes for MSVTAELLEAVREEARPDTWSVGMGLARAGAVSVQSVGQEEAVLRVRAAGRPAPLTTVLYPEDEIWECDCRGRVDPCEHVVAAAIILHHSVAQRPPAQRAPAPRAPASSMPARPAAASSVQAGPRPGATPKPERMVYRFKRVEGGLQLERLLVRPDNTARLLARSLASVLTNPVEAARIQVEPCDLLADKLLMRPTRGALPPERLDALLRVLEPARTVLFDGVLVSVSSEPLLPRVTVEDRGEQTVLKVEKDPRITEVVSSGVAVCGGTLCRLGEQSLTGAWLEKLPQERVFSPEQMGDLTGKVLPDFARRMPVDVRSQRIPPIDRTLEPRISLELNQLDSGLSVLPTLVYGSPPSVRIDNGRMVYLKGAVPVRDEAAEQKLIHQLRDDLNMVPGRRVTVHGKEAVQLADKLRRWRGDLTGDAARVVSPNVQLRPMLSVEAGATQTGVPRVEFSLDFQVEGAGPGAPRSVDAGAVMRAWEEGLGLVPLEGGGWAPLPTAWLKTHGQRVADLLAARGKDGRLANHALPQLTGLCEALEHPPPPGLERLAPLVEGFEKLPDVQLPKDLTATLRPYQLQGVSWLTFLRQAGLGGVLADDMGLGKTLQTLCMLGPGTLVVAPTSVLPNWEAEVRRFRPSLKVSVYHGPGRTLDETADVTLTTYALLRLDAEVLGAKTWDTVVLDEAQAIKNPDSQVARAAYGLQASFRIALSGTPIENRLEELWSLMHFTNQGLLGGRKEFEERWARPVSDNQKGAAEQLRARIRPFVLRRLKRDVAPELPPRTDSVLHVTLNERERAVYDAVYAATREEVVSQLEEGGSVLKALEALLRLRQAACHPALVPGQQAKTSSKVEALVEALGTAVEEGHKALVFSQWTSLLDLIEPALKEAGIGFIRLDGGTSNRGAVAASFQDPKGPPVMLISLKAGATGLNLTAADHVFLVDPWWNPSVEAQAADRAHRIGQQRPVMVYRLVSQGTVEEKILTLQEKKRALFESALGGASGAAAITRADLMQLLD; via the coding sequence ATGTCTGTGACCGCCGAGCTGCTCGAAGCCGTCCGGGAGGAAGCGCGCCCGGACACCTGGTCCGTCGGCATGGGTCTGGCCCGCGCGGGTGCCGTCTCGGTGCAGTCCGTCGGGCAGGAGGAGGCCGTGCTGCGAGTGCGCGCGGCCGGCCGGCCCGCCCCGCTGACCACCGTGCTCTACCCGGAGGACGAAATCTGGGAGTGTGACTGCCGCGGCCGGGTGGACCCCTGCGAGCACGTGGTGGCGGCGGCCATCATCCTCCATCACTCGGTGGCCCAGCGTCCCCCCGCACAGCGCGCCCCGGCGCCACGTGCTCCCGCTTCGTCCATGCCGGCACGGCCCGCCGCGGCCTCCTCGGTCCAGGCCGGCCCGCGCCCGGGTGCCACGCCGAAGCCGGAGCGCATGGTGTACCGCTTCAAGCGCGTGGAGGGAGGGCTGCAACTCGAGCGCCTTCTGGTGCGTCCGGACAACACCGCTCGGCTGCTGGCTCGCAGTCTGGCGTCGGTGCTGACGAACCCCGTGGAGGCGGCCCGGATCCAGGTGGAGCCGTGCGATCTGCTCGCGGACAAGCTGCTGATGCGGCCCACGCGGGGAGCGCTTCCTCCCGAGCGGCTCGATGCGCTCCTGCGTGTGCTGGAGCCCGCGCGCACCGTGCTCTTCGACGGCGTCCTGGTGTCCGTCTCGAGCGAGCCCCTGCTTCCGCGTGTCACCGTGGAGGACCGGGGCGAGCAGACGGTGCTCAAGGTGGAGAAGGATCCGCGCATCACCGAGGTGGTGAGCTCCGGGGTGGCGGTGTGCGGAGGCACGCTCTGCCGGCTCGGCGAGCAGAGCCTCACGGGTGCGTGGCTGGAGAAGCTGCCGCAGGAGCGTGTCTTCTCACCCGAGCAGATGGGGGACCTCACCGGCAAGGTGTTGCCGGACTTCGCGCGGCGCATGCCGGTGGACGTGAGGAGCCAGCGGATTCCGCCCATCGACCGCACGCTCGAGCCGCGCATCTCCCTGGAGCTCAACCAGCTGGACTCCGGACTCTCGGTGTTGCCCACGCTGGTGTACGGCTCTCCGCCCTCGGTGCGCATCGACAACGGGCGCATGGTGTACCTGAAGGGCGCGGTGCCCGTGCGCGACGAGGCCGCCGAGCAGAAGCTCATCCACCAGCTGCGCGATGATCTGAACATGGTGCCCGGCCGGCGCGTGACGGTGCACGGCAAGGAGGCCGTGCAGCTCGCCGACAAGCTGCGGCGCTGGCGCGGCGATCTCACCGGGGACGCGGCGCGCGTGGTGAGCCCCAACGTGCAGCTGCGTCCCATGCTCTCGGTGGAGGCGGGCGCCACGCAGACGGGTGTGCCGCGGGTGGAGTTCTCGCTCGACTTCCAGGTCGAGGGCGCGGGGCCGGGCGCGCCGCGCTCGGTGGACGCGGGCGCGGTGATGCGCGCGTGGGAGGAGGGGCTGGGATTGGTGCCGCTCGAGGGCGGCGGGTGGGCGCCGCTGCCCACCGCGTGGTTGAAGACGCACGGCCAGCGCGTGGCGGATCTGCTGGCCGCTCGCGGGAAGGACGGGCGGCTCGCCAACCACGCCCTTCCTCAGCTCACCGGATTGTGCGAGGCGCTGGAGCATCCGCCTCCGCCCGGGCTCGAGCGTCTGGCGCCCCTGGTGGAGGGCTTCGAGAAGCTGCCGGACGTGCAGCTCCCGAAGGATCTCACCGCGACGCTGCGCCCCTACCAGCTCCAGGGCGTCAGCTGGCTCACCTTCCTGCGGCAGGCGGGCCTCGGCGGCGTGCTCGCGGACGACATGGGTCTGGGCAAGACGCTGCAGACCCTCTGCATGTTGGGGCCGGGCACGCTGGTGGTGGCCCCCACGAGCGTGCTTCCCAACTGGGAGGCGGAGGTGAGGCGCTTCCGTCCCTCGTTGAAGGTCTCCGTGTACCACGGCCCCGGCCGCACCCTGGACGAGACGGCCGACGTGACGCTCACCACCTACGCGCTGCTGCGCCTGGACGCGGAGGTGCTCGGGGCGAAGACGTGGGACACGGTGGTGCTGGACGAGGCCCAGGCCATCAAGAACCCGGACAGCCAGGTGGCGCGCGCGGCGTACGGGCTGCAGGCCTCCTTCCGGATCGCCTTGAGCGGTACGCCCATCGAGAACCGGCTCGAGGAGCTCTGGAGCCTGATGCATTTCACCAACCAGGGGTTGCTCGGGGGGCGCAAGGAATTCGAGGAGCGGTGGGCGCGGCCCGTATCGGACAACCAGAAGGGCGCGGCCGAGCAGCTGCGCGCGCGCATCCGCCCCTTCGTGCTGCGCAGGCTCAAGCGGGACGTGGCACCCGAGCTCCCGCCGCGCACCGACTCCGTGCTGCACGTCACCCTCAACGAGCGGGAGCGCGCCGTCTATGACGCGGTGTACGCCGCCACGCGCGAGGAGGTGGTGTCCCAGCTGGAGGAGGGGGGCAGCGTCCTGAAGGCGCTGGAGGCGCTGCTGCGGCTGCGTCAGGCGGCGTGCCACCCGGCGCTCGTGCCGGGACAGCAGGCGAAGACGTCCTCCAAGGTGGAGGCGCTGGTCGAGGCGCTCGGCACCGCGGTGGAGGAGGGGCACAAGGCGCTCGTCTTCTCGCAGTGGACGTCCCTGTTGGATCTCATCGAGCCGGCGCTGAAGGAGGCGGGCATCGGGTTCATCCGGCTGGACGGCGGCACGTCCAACCGCGGCGCCGTGGCCGCGTCGTTCCAGGATCCGAAGGGCCCTCCGGTGATGTTGATCTCCCTCAAGGCGGGCGCCACGGGGCTCAACCTCACGGCGGCGGACCACGTCTTCCTGGTGGACCCGTGGTGGAACCCGTCCGTGGAGGCGCAGGCGGCGGACCGCGCGCACCGTATCGGTCAACAGCGGCCGGTGATGGTGTACCGGCTGGTGTCCCAGGGCACGGTGGAGGAGAAGATCCTCACCCTGCAGGAGAAGAAGCGCGCTCTCTTCGAGTCCGCGCTCGGTGGGGCCTCCGGGGCCGCGGCCATCACGCGGGCGGACCTCATGCAGTTGCTCGACTGA